One genomic segment of Ignavibacteriales bacterium includes these proteins:
- the tnpA gene encoding IS200/IS605 family transposase, whose translation MLHSYVKVYVHFVWSTKNRDPFLDNQVRPNVHRHILEYAQTKRISIDTIGVQKEHIHVFISMRSDQNIDDVAKLLKGESSHWINSENFIKPKFSWQRGFGAFSISPSHVEAVRSYINNQDEHHRKKSYIEEVADLLMKYGYNKDEMKKQHE comes from the coding sequence ATGCTCCATTCCTATGTCAAAGTCTATGTGCATTTTGTGTGGTCAACGAAAAATCGCGATCCCTTTCTTGACAATCAAGTACGTCCCAATGTTCATCGGCATATCCTTGAGTATGCACAGACAAAAAGAATATCCATCGACACAATAGGAGTTCAGAAAGAACATATACATGTTTTTATTTCCATGAGGAGCGATCAGAACATTGACGATGTTGCAAAACTTCTCAAGGGAGAATCGTCGCATTGGATAAACTCAGAAAACTTCATTAAACCGAAGTTTAGTTGGCAGCGTGGATTCGGAGCTTTCTCTATAAGCCCATCTCATGTAGAAGCCGTGAGATCCTATATTAACAATCAAGATGAACATCATCGGAAGAAATCATATATCGAAGAAGTTGCAGATTTGTTGATGAAATATGGATACAATAAGGATGAGATGAAAAAACAACACGAGTAA